A region from the Catellatospora sp. TT07R-123 genome encodes:
- the pth gene encoding aminoacyl-tRNA hydrolase has product MEQAAAPAAPWLIVGLGNPGPQYAGNRHNVGFMVAELLGKRAGGSFGRHRKAVAEVAEGRLGYGADAPRLVLAKPLTYMNLSGGPVTALSQFYKIPPAQVIAVHDELDIPYGQVRLKIGGGEGGHNGLRSMTKSLATKDYIRVRFGIGRPPGRQDPADFVLSDFSATERKELEFLVDRAADAVEAVVRQGLAAAQQTYHTA; this is encoded by the coding sequence ATGGAGCAGGCCGCCGCACCCGCCGCACCCTGGCTGATCGTGGGGCTGGGCAACCCGGGGCCGCAGTACGCGGGCAACCGGCACAACGTCGGCTTCATGGTCGCCGAGCTGCTGGGCAAGCGGGCGGGCGGCTCGTTCGGGCGGCACCGCAAGGCCGTCGCGGAGGTGGCCGAGGGCCGCCTGGGCTACGGGGCGGACGCGCCGCGGCTGGTGCTGGCCAAGCCGCTGACGTACATGAACCTCTCCGGCGGCCCGGTGACGGCGCTGTCGCAGTTCTACAAGATCCCGCCCGCGCAGGTGATCGCCGTCCACGACGAGCTGGACATCCCTTACGGGCAGGTGCGGTTGAAGATCGGCGGCGGCGAGGGCGGCCACAACGGCCTGCGCTCGATGACCAAGTCGCTGGCCACAAAGGACTACATCCGGGTGCGGTTCGGCATCGGACGGCCGCCGGGCCGCCAGGATCCGGCCGACTTCGTGCTGTCGGACTTCTCCGCGACCGAGCGCAAGGAGCTGGAGTTCCTGGTCGACCGGGCCGCGGACGCGGTCGAGGCGGTCGTCCGGCAGGGCCTGGCCGCCGCGCAGCAGACGTACCACACCGCCTGA
- a CDS encoding 50S ribosomal protein L25/general stress protein Ctc has product MSEVKISAEPRTVFGKGGARRTRRAGLVPAVVYGHGEAPRHIAVPAREFAAAIRHGGINTVFELVSPDGTKTLALPKAIQRDPLKDTFEHIDLVIVKRGEQVTVEVPVHLVGEAAKGTLVMTEHDKISIAAEALHLPEFLEVSIEGLEAGSHVTAGDVKLPRGAALVADAETIVAVVSLAPTAEQLEGETAEAAEAVEEAAEEPVAVEA; this is encoded by the coding sequence GTGTCTGAGGTAAAGATCAGCGCCGAGCCGCGTACCGTGTTCGGCAAGGGCGGCGCACGCCGCACCCGGCGCGCGGGCCTCGTACCCGCCGTCGTCTACGGCCACGGCGAGGCCCCGCGCCACATCGCCGTCCCGGCCCGCGAGTTCGCCGCCGCCATCCGCCACGGCGGCATCAACACCGTCTTCGAGCTGGTCAGCCCGGACGGCACCAAGACCCTGGCGCTGCCGAAGGCCATCCAGCGCGACCCGCTGAAGGACACCTTCGAGCACATCGACCTGGTGATCGTGAAGCGCGGCGAGCAGGTCACCGTCGAGGTGCCGGTGCACCTGGTCGGCGAGGCCGCCAAGGGCACCCTGGTGATGACCGAGCACGACAAGATCTCCATCGCCGCCGAGGCGCTGCACCTGCCCGAGTTCCTCGAGGTTTCGATCGAGGGCCTGGAGGCCGGTTCGCACGTCACCGCCGGTGACGTCAAGCTGCCGCGCGGCGCCGCGCTCGTCGCCGACGCCGAGACCATCGTCGCCGTGGTGAGCCTGGCCCCGACCGCCGAGCAGCTCGAGGGCGAGACCGCCGAGGCTGCCGAGGCCGTCGAGGAGGCTGCCGAGGAGCCGGTGGCCGTCGAGGCCTGA